The genome window GGGCGTACCGGCGGGCGAGCTCGAGGGCCGCGAGGATCTGGGCGGCCTTGCCCGGTCCCATCCCCTTCAGGCGCACGAGGTCGTCGTAGGAGATCTCCCCGTTCTTCCTCGAGAAGAGGGCGGCGATGTCCTTTGCGAGCGAGAAGACGTCCCGCTCGGGCGTGCCGTGCCCGATGATCGCGGCGATCAGCTCGTGGTCCGAGAGGGCCCGGGCGCCCTTCTCCGCGATCTTCTCCCTCGGGCGGTCGCACGCGGCAAGATCCCTCATCCGCTTCATGGGACAGCAGGGAGATTACTGGGACCCGGGGGAGAAAAATCCGGCAGATCCGATCCCTGCCCGCCGCGGGGCCGGCGTCGCGAAGGATACGTTTTTCCCCGGCCTCCCCCGATATATCACCATGGCGACAATGGAGAATGCCATGGAGGCCTTCGCGGGCGAATCGCAGGCGAACAGGAAGTACGCCGCGTTCGCCGAGCAGGCCGAGGCGGAAGGGTACAAGAATATCGCCCGGCTCTTCCGGGCGGCATCCGAGGCAGAAGCGATCCACGCGAAGAAACTCCTCAAGGCGATAGGGAAGATTGGCACCACGAAGGAGAACCTCGCCGCCGCGGTCTCGGGGGAGACGCACGAGTACACCGAGATGTACCCCTCGTTCCTGAAGGAGGCCGAGGCGGAGAAGAAGAGCGACGTCGCCCTCGTCTTCACGTACGCGATGAAGGCGGAGGAAGTCCACGCGGCGCTCTACAAGGAGGCCCTCAATAACCTCGCCCACGGGCAGGACATGTCGAACCGGACCGTGTACATCTGCCCGGTCTGCGGGAACGTCTTCCTCGGCAACCCCCCCGAGAAGTGCCCCATCTGCATGGCCGTGAGGAAGGTCTTCAAGGTCGTGGAGTGAGGGGTCATCCTTTTTTCCTTTTCCGCGTGTTCCCCGCCGCCGCTGCGGCGTGCCTGAAAGAGACTTTTATGAGGGATTCGTCCCTAAACCCCGGGTATGCCGAGGAGGGTCACTGTCTACTACACCGAGAACTGCCCCTACTGCCGCATGGTGAAGGCGTACCTCGACCGGCACGGCGTCGACTACATGGCAATCGACGTCGGTGCAGACAGGGAACAGGCAAAGAAGATGGTCGAGATCTCGGGCCAGTACGGGGTCCCCGTCGTCACGGTCGACGGCGAGGTCATCGTCGGGTTCGACGCGCAGCGGCTTGACGCGCTCTTCGGTGCGGGGAGGGGCGGGGATGCGTACGACGTCCTCATCGTCGGCGCGGGACCGGCCGGACTGACCGCCGCCGTGTACTGCTCCCGCAAGATGCTCCGCACCGCCATCGTCTCGGAGAACATCGGGGGGCAGGCGCTCGAGAGCTGGGCGATCGAGAACTACATGGGGTACAGGATGGTCTCGGGCGCGGAGCTGATGCAGAAGTTCGAGGAGCAGGTGAGGAGCCACCAGAACATCCACATGGACCTTGACCGCGTCGTCTCCCTCGGCCGCGAGGGGGATGGATTCGTGGCCCGCACGGCGACGGGGAGGACGTACACGGCGAGGGCAGTCATCCTCGCGCAGGGGAAGAGACCGAGGAAGCTCGGCGTCGAGGGGGAGGAGAGGTACCTCGGGAGGGGGCTCTCGGTCTGCTCCACGTGCGACGGACCCCTCTTCCGGGGGAAGGTTGTCGCGGTCGTCGGCGGGGGGAACTCCGCGCTCCAGACGGCGATCGAGATGAGCAGGATCGCACGGGAAGTCCACCTGATCGTCAGGAGCACGATAAAGGCCGACCCCGTCTACGTGGCCCAGTACAGGGAGAGGGAGAACATCGTCACCCACCTCAACCACACGGTCGCGGCCCTCCACGGGAACGGGATGCTGACCGGGATCACGATCAGGGACGCAAAGAGCGGGGAGGAGACGACCCTCCCCCTCGACGGCGTCTTCGCGGAGATCGGCTGGGTCCCGAACACGGAGTTCCTCGGGGACCTCGTCCCGCTCAACGAGCAGGGGGAGGTGATCGTGGACATCAACTGCGCGACGGCGACGCCCGGGGTATTCGCGGCGGGGGACGTGACGAACATCAGGACGAAGCAGATCATCACG of Methanolinea sp. contains these proteins:
- a CDS encoding FAD-dependent oxidoreductase; this translates as MPRRVTVYYTENCPYCRMVKAYLDRHGVDYMAIDVGADREQAKKMVEISGQYGVPVVTVDGEVIVGFDAQRLDALFGAGRGGDAYDVLIVGAGPAGLTAAVYCSRKMLRTAIVSENIGGQALESWAIENYMGYRMVSGAELMQKFEEQVRSHQNIHMDLDRVVSLGREGDGFVARTATGRTYTARAVILAQGKRPRKLGVEGEERYLGRGLSVCSTCDGPLFRGKVVAVVGGGNSALQTAIEMSRIAREVHLIVRSTIKADPVYVAQYRERENIVTHLNHTVAALHGNGMLTGITIRDAKSGEETTLPLDGVFAEIGWVPNTEFLGDLVPLNEQGEVIVDINCATATPGVFAAGDVTNIRTKQIITAAGEGAKAALEAYAYLTR
- a CDS encoding rubrerythrin family protein translates to MATMENAMEAFAGESQANRKYAAFAEQAEAEGYKNIARLFRAASEAEAIHAKKLLKAIGKIGTTKENLAAAVSGETHEYTEMYPSFLKEAEAEKKSDVALVFTYAMKAEEVHAALYKEALNNLAHGQDMSNRTVYICPVCGNVFLGNPPEKCPICMAVRKVFKVVE